The BD1-7 clade bacterium genomic interval GAGTATATTAAATGTGTCAGGGGCTACATAAGCTTGTAACGCTTGGTAGGTCATAGAGTGAGCTATGAGGGGGTCGTATCCAAGATAGATGTGGGCACTGGTGACGTAGGCGATCATGTCCCAATTTAATTTCGGGTACGTAGCTGCAAACAATGCAAGTGATAAGGAAATCATCACGTAGACGAAATATGTAATCGAAGATTTTTTTGCACACATAATTTTTCTAATTCGCAATTATAATGTCTTTAATACAGCTCTTTAATCCATTGAACTCTTGATAGCCGCCAGAACAATACACTTGAATGGCTCTAGACAATCTAGTAAGCCCCTTTGATTCAATAACTTCTTTTCGACGTTTAAAGCGAAGTGATTTTTTCTTTACACTGTCTATTGATGAGTGCTTTAAGGTGCTCTTGTAGTTTTTGTTATCAGACAGGTAGGGCATTATTTTATTTGCCCAAGCGAGCAATTTATCCGTTTTTGCTATTTCATAGTCCAGATATTCTGATGTCGACCCTTGGGCCGTATAGAGCATTGTTTTCAGTTTGCTATTCTTCTTTGGGGAGTTAACCAGGGTTTTGCTAGTGGCAGCGCTTGAATGACGCCGGTAATTTGCTAAGGGGGTATCTATGATTTTTTTTGTGCCCAAAAGGGTTGCGCAGCTGTGAAGCCAATTGTCATAGTTTATTTTAGGGTCATAGTCCTCAATACACAGGTCTAAAAAATTTTTACGTATAGCTGTTGCCATTCCAGTACAGTAACAATCCATTGGATCAGCAATTGATTTTATTCGTTCGATTTTACGCTCGTTGATCAAGTTCATTGATCCGTCGCATATTTCCAAGTCATGGATAACTAAATCTGTAGATGGATTTTTTTTAAAAAAATCCATGACAAATGAGATTTTGTTGCTGTGCCAAATATCATCTTGATCACAGATGAAAATAAATTCTCCTGAACACTCTTTCAGTGTTTTTGAGAAATTCAGGTTGTAGCCAATATTTTCATGATTTTTTTTTAGTTTTATATTTAGCGTGCTCTGTGCGCAAAATTCCGTTAGGAACTCGTAGGTTTTATCACTTGATATATCGTCATGGATAACTATTTCATCTGGCCGTAAGGATTGATTTTCTATGCTTTGAAGCTGCTGTTTGAGATAAGGCATTCCATTGTATGTTGTAAGAGCGACCGAGATCGTTAATTTTTCCATTTCTTTACTCCTTGCCACAATTGGTACAGGAGTCGGTGGATTGTGCTATCAAATCGACGAGCCTTGATCGTTACTTTTATCTTTTCAAGAAAACTGCTTTTGGTGTGTCTATAAAGATAAAAGTATGGGTTTACTTGGCGTGCATTCCAGCTGAAAACGTAGACTGGAATTTGAGTTTTCCACCTTACATAGCTAAATGATAGTTGGTCTCTATTGGAATGTTCTTGGAGCTTATTCCACCATAAGTTCATGGCATCTTTGAGCGCTGAAGATGTGTGATTTCGAAGAATAACATTGTTTTCAGTGAGGCCGAAATTGTCTTGAAATCCCTCTGCAGCGTAGTCTTGCAATTGTTTGTCGGCGAGTTCTGGGTCTTCTAAGACACCAAGTTCTTTGCACCGACTCACTTCTTCTTTCAGTGAACTCCTGAAGGGGTGGCGGGGAAGCCCTATCGCATCGCCAGAGCTTGAAAAATCTCGAAATATCGGCGCTAAGCTAGAAATGACTCTGATGTTTCCATCTATATACATACTGTATTTATAGGCTGTTATGATTTCGGGGGGGGAAAATTTGTAGTAGCGGTTGGCCATTGATGGTGTCTGAAACTCAGAGGTATCAACATACACCGTTTTCCAACCTTTGACCTTAAGCGTTGGTTGGTTGGTAAACAATATGAAGTCAACATGCGGTGTTTTTTCTACAGGCGGGAAAACAGTGTCATAGTTATCGATAACACAGCAGTAAACGACACTCCGGGTAATTTGTGTATTCAGCATTGTTTATCCAGACATTTTTCGAAATATATCGCTAGCCTTCAGAAGATCATCGAAGCTGCCTTGATGGGAAATTTCCCCGTGTTCCAAAAAGAAAATAGTGTCGCAGTTTTTTAGTGTCGATAGTCGATGAGCAATCATGATAATAGTTTTGCTACCATGCAAGCCTGTTATGGCTTCCATGATCTTTTGTTCACTGATGCCATCTAGCGCACTCGTTGCCTCATCAAATATCAGTACTTCGGGGTCATGGTAGAGTGCTCTGGCAATTCCGATTCTCTGCCGTTGACCTCCAGAGAGTTGCATGCCTCTCTCTCCAACGACTGTTTCTATGCCGTACTGAAGTGAGCTGATGAGTTCATTTAGATGTGCTTTCTGTATGGCATCATCTAATTTGACTGGACAAATTTTCGTCGGGTCTATCCCAAAGGCAATGTTTTCTGCGATTGTTGAGTCTAACAAAAAAATAGATTGTGGTACGTAGCCAACTTTTGATCCCCAATTGATTTTTTTCTGGTGATTCCAGCT includes:
- a CDS encoding putative protein — translated: MEKLTISVALTTYNGMPYLKQQLQSIENQSLRPDEIVIHDDISSDKTYEFLTEFCAQSTLNIKLKKNHENIGYNLNFSKTLKECSGEFIFICDQDDIWHSNKISFVMDFFKKNPSTDLVIHDLEICDGSMNLINERKIERIKSIADPMDCYCTGMATAIRKNFLDLCIEDYDPKINYDNWLHSCATLLGTKKIIDTPLANYRRHSSAATSKTLVNSPKKNSKLKTMLYTAQGSTSEYLDYEIAKTDKLLAWANKIMPYLSDNKNYKSTLKHSSIDSVKKKSLRFKRRKEVIESKGLTRLSRAIQVYCSGGYQEFNGLKSCIKDIIIAN